In Bradyrhizobium sp. CCBAU 051011, the following are encoded in one genomic region:
- a CDS encoding helix-turn-helix transcriptional regulator: MIATTLIERKSISVSDFRCSAGPGDTPFAEQHRCHSISYVRKGSFGLHCRGKFNELVAGSVLIGHPGDEYTCTHEHVCGDECLSFFLSPEVVDALGDSQTLWQIGAAPPLPELVVLGELAQSAADGSSDIGLDEIGQVLASRFVEVVSGKARKSGPDAARNRRRAVETALWIDANSHRQINLEDAAAQAGISPFHFLRLFSEVLGVTPHQYLVRSRLRHAARRLADDDSPVTDIAYDVGFADLSNFVRTFHRAAGASPLKFRQASRGQRKIFQERLALN, translated from the coding sequence ATGATCGCGACCACGCTCATCGAGCGCAAATCCATCTCCGTGTCGGACTTTCGCTGCAGTGCGGGGCCCGGCGACACGCCATTTGCGGAGCAGCACCGCTGCCACTCGATCTCCTATGTGCGCAAGGGCAGCTTTGGCCTGCACTGCCGCGGCAAGTTCAATGAGCTGGTGGCGGGATCGGTGCTGATCGGCCATCCCGGCGACGAGTATACCTGCACCCATGAGCACGTTTGCGGCGACGAATGCCTGTCATTCTTCCTCAGCCCTGAAGTTGTGGACGCGCTCGGCGACAGCCAGACGCTGTGGCAGATCGGAGCCGCGCCGCCGCTGCCGGAGCTCGTGGTGCTCGGCGAGCTGGCTCAATCGGCAGCAGATGGCAGCAGCGACATCGGCCTCGACGAAATCGGCCAGGTGCTCGCAAGCCGCTTCGTCGAGGTGGTGTCAGGCAAGGCGCGTAAATCTGGTCCCGATGCGGCGCGTAACCGCCGCCGCGCGGTGGAAACCGCGCTGTGGATCGACGCCAATTCGCACCGTCAGATCAATCTGGAGGACGCGGCCGCGCAGGCCGGGATCAGCCCGTTCCATTTCCTGCGGCTGTTTTCCGAAGTGCTCGGCGTCACCCCGCACCAATATCTGGTGCGCTCGCGGCTGCGCCATGCCGCGCGGCGTCTCGCCGACGACGACAGCCCGGTCACTGACATTGCCTATGACGTCGGCTTTGCCGATCTCTCCAATTTCGTGCGCACCTTCCATCGCGCCGCCGGCGCCTCGCCGCTGAAGTTCCGCCAGGCCTCCCGCGGCCAGCGCAAGATTTTCCAAGAACGGCTGGCCCTCAACTAG
- a CDS encoding cupredoxin domain-containing protein has product MRPGRCLPFVAALLLGATVVPAHAATIQITIDDLVFAPAEISARVGDTIEWINKDVFVHTATARNGDFDVTTPPKKTVTSVLTKAGSVEYYCRYHPNMKAVLTIAP; this is encoded by the coding sequence ATGCGTCCGGGCCGCTGTCTGCCTTTCGTCGCTGCCCTGCTCCTTGGCGCGACGGTCGTCCCGGCGCATGCGGCGACGATTCAAATCACGATCGACGATCTGGTGTTTGCGCCGGCCGAGATCTCCGCCCGCGTCGGCGACACCATCGAATGGATCAACAAGGACGTGTTCGTACATACCGCGACCGCACGCAACGGCGATTTCGATGTGACCACGCCGCCGAAGAAGACGGTGACGTCGGTGCTGACGAAGGCCGGCAGCGTGGAGTATTACTGCCGGTACCATCCGAACATGAAGGCGGTGCTGACGATTGCGCCGTAA
- a CDS encoding 2'-deoxycytidine 5'-triphosphate deaminase → MSFTLPPDANGILPDRMIAAMADAGLILPAYPFVESQIQPASLDLRLGDIAYRVRASFLPGPGATVAERIDELKLHEINLSDGAVLETNCVYIVPLLESLALPPEIVAAANPKSSTGRLDVFTRVIADGTRRFDMIGAGYHGPLYAEISPKTFPVLLREGSRLSQVRFRTGDAILNADELDALHDAERLVDIDDADLANGVALSVDLSGKNSGGFVGYRAKRHTGVVDVDRRGGYGVDEFWEPIPARSDGSLILDPGEFYILASKEAVQVPPDYAAEMVPFDPLVGEFRVHYAGFFDPGFGYAGAGGQGARAVLEVRSREVPFILEHGQIVGRLVYEKMLSRPDAMYGQRIGSNYQAQGLKLSKHFRV, encoded by the coding sequence GTGTCGTTCACGCTACCGCCCGACGCCAACGGGATTCTGCCCGACCGCATGATCGCGGCGATGGCGGATGCGGGCCTGATCCTGCCGGCCTATCCCTTTGTCGAAAGCCAGATCCAGCCGGCGAGCCTCGACCTGCGCCTTGGCGACATCGCCTACCGGGTGCGGGCGAGCTTCCTGCCCGGTCCCGGCGCGACCGTTGCCGAGCGCATCGACGAATTGAAGTTGCATGAAATAAATCTCTCCGACGGCGCGGTATTGGAGACCAATTGCGTCTACATCGTCCCGCTGCTGGAAAGTCTCGCCTTGCCGCCCGAGATCGTGGCCGCCGCCAATCCGAAGAGCTCGACGGGGCGGCTCGACGTGTTCACGCGCGTGATTGCCGACGGCACCCGCCGCTTCGACATGATCGGCGCCGGCTATCACGGCCCGCTCTATGCCGAGATCAGCCCGAAGACGTTTCCGGTGCTGCTGCGCGAAGGCTCGCGGCTCAGCCAGGTGCGCTTCCGCACCGGTGACGCCATCCTTAATGCCGACGAACTCGATGCGCTGCATGACGCCGAACGGCTGGTCGACATCGACGACGCCGATCTGGCCAATGGCGTCGCACTCTCGGTTGATCTGTCCGGCAAGAATTCCGGCGGCTTCGTCGGCTACCGCGCCAAGCGCCACACCGGTGTCGTCGATGTCGACCGTCGCGGCGGCTATGGCGTCGACGAATTCTGGGAGCCGATCCCGGCGCGATCCGACGGCAGCCTCATCCTCGATCCCGGCGAGTTCTACATCCTGGCCTCCAAGGAGGCCGTGCAGGTGCCGCCGGATTACGCCGCCGAAATGGTGCCGTTCGATCCGCTGGTCGGCGAATTCCGCGTGCACTATGCGGGATTCTTCGATCCCGGCTTCGGCTATGCCGGCGCCGGCGGGCAGGGCGCGCGCGCCGTGCTCGAAGTGCGCTCGCGCGAGGTGCCGTTCATCCTCGAGCACGGCCAGATCGTCGGCCGCCTGGTCTATGAGAAGATGCTGTCGCGCCCCGACGCCATGTACGGCCAGCGCATCGGCTCGAACTATCAGGCGCAGGGGCTGAAGCTGAGCAAGCATTTCAGGGTGTAG
- a CDS encoding SRPBCC family protein, protein MASIHKEILIDANPDDVWDALRDFGALHTRLVPGFVTDTKLDGDARIVTFANGTVAREILVDCDEARRRLVYAIVSERIRQHSASAQVFAESDGRTRFVWIADVLPNEIAPYMDAQMDLGLNAMQKALGRSAA, encoded by the coding sequence ATGGCCTCCATCCACAAGGAAATCCTCATCGACGCCAACCCTGACGACGTCTGGGACGCATTGCGCGATTTCGGCGCGCTGCATACGCGGCTCGTTCCGGGCTTCGTGACCGACACCAAACTCGACGGTGACGCGCGCATTGTCACCTTCGCAAACGGTACGGTGGCACGCGAAATCCTGGTCGACTGCGACGAGGCGCGGCGGCGGCTGGTCTATGCCATTGTCAGCGAACGTATCAGGCAGCACAGCGCTTCCGCACAGGTCTTTGCCGAAAGCGACGGCCGCACCCGCTTCGTGTGGATCGCCGACGTGCTTCCGAACGAGATCGCGCCCTACATGGACGCGCAGATGGATCTGGGCCTCAACGCCATGCAGAAGGCATTGGGACGCAGCGCGGCATGA
- a CDS encoding MATE family efflux transporter, whose amino-acid sequence MSDLGVAEIPVDEKERPLPPPEPRAKNALLDGPILRTLLWLAWPNVIALTAGTCVVIAETSYIGRLGVESLAAMALVFPTVILTMTMSGGAMGGGVASAIARALGAGDRDRASALASHALLIGLCFGLVFMLGMLIFGPALLELLGGRGNVLTQAVAYTQIFFGGAVVPWLMNTMSGILRGTGNMKLPSALMLSSAVCQIILGGTLGLGLGPIPQFGMRGVAAGSLIAYLISISVMTWYLFSGRARVVPKIRGLRIRWPMFIDILKVGAIACFSPLQSVLTISIFTHMLASFGTEILAGYGIGARLEFMLTSIAFAVGIATVPMVGMAIGAERIARARRICWIAGLVAFVSVGAVATFIAAFPDIWVNLFTDDSSVRAASRQYLSTAAPMYAFLGLATTCYFSSQGAAKVIGPVLAQTARLLFISAGGWWLLAHDGTAQNFFVLAAASMVLLGVLSCVSVMLTRWGPKPQPAPAVRPALP is encoded by the coding sequence ATGTCCGACCTCGGCGTCGCCGAAATTCCCGTGGACGAAAAGGAGCGTCCGCTGCCGCCGCCGGAGCCGCGGGCGAAGAACGCGCTGCTCGACGGGCCGATCCTGCGCACATTGTTGTGGCTTGCCTGGCCGAACGTGATCGCGCTCACCGCAGGCACCTGCGTCGTCATCGCCGAGACCTCCTATATCGGGCGCCTGGGCGTGGAATCGCTGGCGGCGATGGCGCTGGTGTTTCCGACCGTGATCCTGACGATGACGATGTCCGGCGGTGCGATGGGCGGCGGCGTGGCATCGGCGATCGCGCGTGCGCTCGGTGCCGGCGACCGCGATCGTGCCTCCGCCCTTGCTTCGCACGCGCTATTGATCGGCTTGTGCTTCGGTCTCGTCTTCATGCTGGGCATGCTGATTTTCGGGCCCGCACTGCTCGAACTGCTCGGCGGCCGCGGCAACGTGCTGACGCAGGCGGTCGCCTATACGCAAATCTTCTTCGGCGGCGCCGTGGTGCCGTGGCTGATGAACACGATGTCGGGCATCTTGCGCGGCACCGGCAACATGAAGCTGCCGTCGGCCTTGATGCTCTCATCGGCGGTTTGCCAGATCATTCTCGGCGGCACGCTGGGCTTGGGCCTCGGCCCGATTCCGCAATTCGGCATGCGCGGCGTCGCGGCCGGCTCGCTGATCGCCTATCTCATCAGCATTTCCGTGATGACATGGTATCTGTTCTCGGGCCGCGCGCGCGTCGTTCCGAAGATCCGGGGCCTTCGCATTCGCTGGCCGATGTTCATCGACATTTTGAAGGTCGGCGCCATTGCCTGCTTCTCGCCGCTCCAGTCGGTGCTCACCATCAGCATCTTCACCCACATGCTGGCGAGTTTCGGCACCGAGATCCTCGCCGGCTACGGCATCGGCGCGCGGCTCGAATTCATGCTGACCTCGATCGCATTCGCCGTCGGCATTGCCACGGTGCCGATGGTCGGCATGGCGATCGGGGCAGAGCGCATTGCGCGGGCCCGCAGGATTTGTTGGATCGCGGGGCTCGTGGCCTTCGTCTCGGTCGGCGCGGTCGCAACCTTCATCGCTGCATTCCCCGACATCTGGGTAAATCTGTTCACCGATGATTCGAGCGTGCGTGCTGCCAGCCGGCAGTATTTGTCTACGGCGGCGCCGATGTATGCCTTCCTCGGCCTTGCCACGACGTGCTATTTTTCATCGCAAGGCGCGGCCAAGGTGATCGGCCCGGTGCTGGCGCAGACCGCGCGGCTGTTGTTTATCAGCGCCGGTGGCTGGTGGTTGTTGGCGCATGACGGCACTGCGCAGAACTTCTTCGTGCTGGCGGCAGCCTCGATGGTGCTGCTCGGCGTGCTCTCCTGCGTCAGCGTCATGCTGACGCGCTGGGGGCCGAAGCCGCAGCCTGCGCCCGCGGTTAGACCGGCGTTGCCGTAA
- a CDS encoding DUF4142 domain-containing protein — MFIRLSAAIAALSLLGSAALAQGAKPTDPQIAHIAYTAGVLDINAAKQAIAKTGNKDVKAFAEDMVRDHEAVNKQALDLVNKLKVTPEDNDTSKALSKQATEKLAELDKLKGAEYDKAYVANEVAYHKAVNGALERQLIPSASNAELKSLLQTGLKIFQGHQQHAEEVAAKLK; from the coding sequence ATGTTCATTCGATTGAGCGCGGCGATTGCCGCGTTGAGCCTTCTTGGCAGCGCCGCGCTGGCGCAGGGCGCAAAGCCCACCGATCCCCAGATCGCGCATATCGCCTACACCGCCGGCGTCCTCGACATCAACGCCGCCAAGCAGGCGATCGCGAAAACTGGCAACAAGGACGTCAAGGCGTTCGCGGAAGACATGGTGCGCGACCATGAGGCCGTGAACAAGCAGGCGCTCGACCTCGTCAACAAGCTGAAGGTAACGCCGGAAGACAACGACACCAGCAAGGCGCTGTCGAAGCAGGCGACTGAGAAGCTCGCCGAACTCGACAAGCTGAAAGGCGCCGAATACGACAAGGCTTATGTCGCCAACGAGGTCGCCTACCACAAGGCCGTCAACGGCGCGCTGGAGAGGCAGTTGATTCCGTCAGCCAGCAATGCCGAACTGAAGAGCCTGCTGCAAACCGGCCTCAAGATATTTCAGGGCCACCAGCAGCACGCCGAGGAAGTCGCCGCCAAGCTGAAGTGA
- a CDS encoding methyl-accepting chemotaxis protein codes for MRIGRLFALSMLSVTILAVVLGAGVLVPQYRTFASKSEAIKTVEAYGAVLAVGQQVAGFRAPYVGPLFQEAAATPAQMETAAKAVQAADAAFAKAKMVVGALNDGAAIVQGLNQAAAKLAEVRAVSDRALALPMSGRDPAAIKGFLPGIAAVVGILEPLLNRLENQVAMADASLTALLNVARTAQDLRISAGGRAATMSLAISTRRPLTAAEISITDRAQGRVDLDRERIEAGVDQIGSPPRLAKAMNDAVEGYFGKAAPWLEKEMAIGRAEGKYAINAEQLAGAIVPAVQAFFAVRDAALMEAAERAGAARDAALTMLALAGLAVVALLAVLAGVTVMLRRRVITPLANLTGVVGDLAAGRHDVTIPTIARADEIGAMAGSLQVFKDALIAKKAADAAAAVEADAKIQRGQRVDRITSDFEAMIGEIVEVVASASTELEASAGTLTATAERSEELTTMVAAASEEASTNVQSVASATEEMASSVNEISRQVQGSARIANEAVEQAQKTNDRVAELAKAAARIGDVVELINTIAGQTNLLALNATIEAARAGEAGRGFAVVASEVKALAEQTAKATGEISQQISGIQAATQESVGAIKEISDTIGRMSEIASTIAAAVEEQGAATQEISRNVQQAAHGTQQVSANITDVQRGASETGSASAQVLTAAKSLSGESDRLKREVGKFLSSVRAA; via the coding sequence ATGCGGATCGGTCGGCTCTTTGCACTATCGATGCTTTCGGTGACGATCCTGGCGGTCGTCCTTGGCGCCGGCGTTCTCGTCCCGCAATATCGAACCTTTGCCAGCAAGAGTGAGGCGATTAAGACCGTAGAGGCCTATGGCGCGGTGCTGGCGGTTGGCCAGCAGGTCGCCGGCTTCCGGGCGCCTTATGTCGGCCCGCTGTTCCAGGAAGCCGCCGCAACGCCCGCGCAGATGGAGACGGCTGCGAAAGCGGTGCAAGCCGCGGATGCCGCGTTCGCCAAAGCGAAAATGGTGGTCGGCGCGCTCAACGATGGCGCGGCGATCGTCCAGGGCCTGAACCAGGCTGCCGCCAAGCTCGCCGAGGTTCGCGCCGTGAGCGACCGCGCGCTGGCGTTGCCGATGAGCGGGCGCGACCCGGCGGCGATCAAGGGATTTCTGCCGGGCATTGCCGCCGTTGTCGGGATTCTCGAGCCGCTGTTGAACCGGCTGGAAAACCAGGTGGCGATGGCGGATGCGTCGCTGACAGCGCTGTTGAATGTCGCTCGCACCGCGCAGGACCTGCGGATCTCGGCCGGCGGCCGGGCCGCCACCATGTCACTTGCGATCAGCACGCGGCGGCCGCTGACGGCGGCTGAAATATCGATCACCGACCGCGCCCAGGGCCGCGTCGATCTCGACCGCGAGCGGATCGAGGCTGGCGTCGATCAGATCGGCAGTCCGCCGCGCCTTGCCAAAGCGATGAACGATGCCGTCGAGGGCTATTTCGGCAAGGCCGCGCCATGGCTTGAAAAGGAAATGGCGATCGGGCGCGCCGAGGGCAAATACGCGATCAACGCCGAGCAACTCGCCGGCGCGATCGTCCCGGCGGTGCAGGCCTTCTTCGCGGTGCGCGATGCAGCGCTCATGGAGGCCGCCGAACGCGCGGGCGCCGCACGCGACGCTGCCTTGACGATGCTGGCGCTGGCGGGCCTTGCCGTCGTGGCGCTGCTCGCCGTGCTTGCCGGCGTCACCGTGATGCTGCGGCGGCGCGTGATCACTCCGCTGGCAAACCTGACCGGCGTGGTCGGCGATCTCGCCGCCGGCCGGCATGACGTCACGATCCCGACCATCGCGCGGGCCGACGAGATCGGTGCCATGGCGGGCTCGCTGCAGGTGTTCAAAGACGCCCTGATCGCCAAGAAGGCAGCCGACGCGGCGGCCGCGGTGGAAGCCGATGCCAAAATCCAGCGCGGCCAGCGCGTCGACCGGATCACCAGCGATTTCGAGGCAATGATCGGCGAGATCGTCGAGGTCGTGGCGTCGGCCTCGACCGAACTGGAAGCCTCCGCCGGCACGCTGACGGCAACTGCGGAGCGTTCCGAAGAGCTAACCACCATGGTGGCGGCGGCGTCCGAGGAAGCCTCCACCAATGTGCAATCGGTCGCATCCGCCACCGAAGAAATGGCATCGTCCGTCAACGAGATCAGCCGTCAGGTGCAGGGCTCGGCGCGTATCGCCAATGAGGCGGTGGAGCAGGCGCAGAAGACCAACGACCGCGTCGCCGAGCTCGCCAAGGCGGCCGCCCGCATCGGCGACGTCGTCGAACTGATCAACACCATTGCCGGCCAGACCAACCTTCTGGCGCTGAACGCTACCATCGAGGCGGCGCGCGCCGGCGAGGCCGGCCGCGGCTTCGCGGTGGTCGCGTCCGAAGTGAAGGCGCTGGCCGAACAGACCGCGAAAGCGACCGGCGAGATCAGCCAGCAGATATCGGGCATCCAGGCCGCGACCCAGGAATCGGTCGGTGCCATCAAGGAGATCAGCGACACCATCGGACGGATGTCCGAGATTGCTTCCACCATCGCCGCCGCCGTCGAAGAGCAGGGCGCGGCGACCCAGGAAATTTCCCGCAACGTGCAGCAGGCCGCGCACGGCACGCAGCAGGTTTCCGCCAACATCACCGACGTGCAGCGCGGCGCCAGCGAGACCGGCTCCGCCTCGGCGCAGGTGCTTACGGCCGCCAAATCCCTGTCCGGTGAAAGCGACCGGTTGAAGCGCGAAGTTGGAAAATTCCTCTCTTCGGTGCGCGCGGCCTGA
- a CDS encoding sorbosone dehydrogenase family protein, protein MRKQIPLAICVGALALPLAACNDPKETATVAQTYGPSPTLPPPEHSWIPTVEIASVNRWPDGAKPTAANGMTVTAFATGLDHPRTVYTLPNGDVLVAESNAPPKQSGFSIKGFIYGLAQSWAGAGVPSANRITLLRDADGDGVAETRSVFLSNLNSPFGMALVGEDFYVANADAIVKFSYREGDTKISAPGVKLADLPAGPLNHHWTKDLTASADGSKLYATVGSNSNIGENGMEAEKDRAAVLEVDRASGQWRVFASGLRNPNGPAWNPTTGELWVVVNERDELGNDLVPDYMTSVKDGAFYGWPYSYFGDRVDTRVEPRRPDLVQKAMAPDYALGAHTASLGLAFNTGNLFPPDMEGGAFIGQHGSWNRKPRSGYKVIFVPFKDGKPSGPPQDVLTGFLNDNGEEQGRPVGVRLDKQGALLVADDVGNTVWRVTPAAKSAAR, encoded by the coding sequence ATGCGCAAGCAAATCCCTTTGGCCATCTGCGTCGGCGCGTTGGCGCTGCCGCTGGCCGCCTGCAACGATCCCAAGGAGACCGCGACGGTGGCGCAGACCTATGGTCCTTCGCCGACGCTGCCGCCGCCGGAACATTCATGGATCCCGACCGTCGAGATCGCCTCGGTCAACCGCTGGCCGGACGGCGCCAAGCCGACCGCCGCCAATGGCATGACGGTCACCGCCTTTGCCACCGGGCTCGATCACCCGCGCACCGTCTACACGCTGCCGAATGGCGACGTGCTGGTCGCCGAGAGCAACGCGCCGCCGAAGCAGAGCGGCTTCAGCATCAAGGGCTTCATCTACGGGTTGGCACAGAGCTGGGCGGGCGCGGGCGTGCCGAGCGCCAACCGCATCACGCTGTTGCGCGACGCGGATGGCGACGGCGTGGCCGAGACCCGCAGCGTGTTTCTGAGCAACCTGAATTCGCCGTTCGGCATGGCGCTGGTCGGCGAAGATTTCTATGTCGCCAATGCCGACGCGATCGTGAAATTCTCGTACCGCGAGGGGGACACCAAGATCAGTGCGCCCGGCGTCAAGCTGGCGGACCTGCCGGCCGGCCCCCTCAATCATCACTGGACCAAGGACCTGACGGCGAGCGCCGACGGCAGCAAGCTGTATGCAACTGTCGGCTCCAATAGCAATATCGGCGAGAACGGCATGGAGGCCGAGAAGGATCGCGCCGCGGTGCTGGAGGTCGACCGTGCCAGCGGCCAATGGCGTGTGTTCGCGTCGGGCCTGCGCAATCCCAATGGTCCGGCATGGAATCCGACGACGGGCGAGCTCTGGGTCGTCGTCAACGAGCGCGACGAGCTCGGCAACGATCTGGTGCCCGATTACATGACTTCGGTGAAGGACGGCGCGTTCTACGGCTGGCCGTACAGCTATTTTGGCGATCGCGTCGATACCCGCGTCGAACCGCGGCGGCCCGACCTGGTGCAGAAGGCGATGGCGCCCGATTATGCGCTCGGCGCGCATACGGCGTCGCTCGGGCTTGCGTTCAACACCGGCAATCTGTTTCCGCCGGATATGGAGGGCGGCGCCTTCATCGGCCAGCACGGCTCGTGGAATCGCAAGCCGCGCTCAGGCTACAAGGTGATCTTTGTGCCCTTCAAGGACGGCAAGCCATCGGGTCCGCCGCAGGACGTGCTGACCGGCTTCCTCAACGACAACGGCGAAGAGCAGGGCCGTCCCGTCGGCGTGCGGCTCGACAAGCAGGGCGCGCTGCTGGTGGCTGACGATGTCGGCAACACGGTGTGGCGCGTGACGCCGGCGGCGAAATCGGCGGCGCGGTAG
- a CDS encoding O-succinylhomoserine sulfhydrylase, whose product MSEVGSTKRYRPETRLVHGGTLRSQFGETSEALFLTQGYVYESAEQCEARFKGEDPGFIYSRYSNPTISMFERRMIELEGAEAARSTATGMAAVTTAILAPLRAGDHVVASKALFGSCLYVVQDLLPRYGIETTLVDGLDLDQWQRALRPNTKTFFLESPTNPTLDVLDIPSIAEIAHKGGARLVVDNVFATPIWQSPLSLGADVVVYSATKHIDGQGRCLGGIILSSEAFIAEHLHNFMRQTGPSLSPFNAWVLLKGLETLGVRVRAQTDNAAKLAETLASHPKISRLIYPGRADHPQAELVKKQMRGGSTLVGFEVKGGKAAAFRVLNALRLAKISNNLGDAKSLVTHPATTTHQRLTPEARAELGISEGFIRFSAGLEHADDLIEDVAQALEKA is encoded by the coding sequence ATGTCTGAAGTTGGTTCTACCAAGCGCTATCGTCCCGAAACCCGCCTCGTCCATGGCGGCACCCTGCGCTCGCAATTCGGCGAGACGTCGGAAGCGCTGTTTCTCACCCAGGGTTACGTCTACGAGAGCGCCGAGCAATGCGAGGCGCGCTTCAAGGGCGAGGATCCCGGTTTTATCTATTCGCGCTATTCCAATCCCACGATCTCGATGTTCGAGCGCCGCATGATCGAGCTCGAGGGCGCGGAAGCCGCCCGCTCCACCGCCACCGGCATGGCCGCGGTGACGACCGCGATCCTGGCGCCGCTCAGGGCCGGCGATCACGTGGTCGCCTCGAAGGCCCTGTTCGGCTCGTGCCTTTACGTTGTGCAGGACCTCCTGCCGCGCTACGGCATCGAAACGACGCTGGTCGACGGTCTCGATCTCGACCAATGGCAGCGCGCATTGCGGCCCAACACCAAGACCTTCTTCCTGGAGAGTCCGACCAATCCGACGCTCGATGTGCTCGATATTCCCTCGATTGCCGAGATCGCGCACAAGGGAGGCGCCCGGCTGGTCGTCGACAACGTCTTCGCCACCCCGATCTGGCAGAGCCCGCTGTCGCTCGGCGCCGACGTCGTGGTCTACTCCGCGACCAAGCACATCGACGGCCAGGGCCGCTGCCTCGGCGGCATCATTCTCTCGTCCGAAGCCTTCATCGCCGAGCACCTGCACAACTTCATGCGCCAGACCGGGCCGTCGCTGTCGCCGTTCAACGCCTGGGTCCTGCTCAAGGGCCTGGAGACGCTTGGCGTGCGGGTGCGCGCGCAGACCGACAACGCGGCGAAGCTCGCCGAGACGCTGGCAAGCCATCCGAAGATCTCGCGATTGATCTATCCCGGCCGCGCCGATCATCCGCAGGCGGAGCTGGTGAAGAAGCAGATGCGCGGCGGTTCGACGCTGGTCGGCTTCGAGGTGAAGGGCGGCAAGGCGGCCGCCTTCCGCGTCCTCAATGCCTTGAGGCTTGCGAAGATCTCCAACAATCTCGGCGACGCCAAGAGCCTCGTCACCCATCCCGCGACGACGACGCATCAGCGCCTCACGCCCGAGGCGCGCGCCGAGCTCGGCATCAGCGAGGGCTTCATTCGCTTCTCGGCAGGCCTCGAGCATGCGGACGATCTGATCGAGGATGTTGCGCAGGCGCTGGAGAAGGCGTAG
- a CDS encoding VOC family protein, with the protein MYDHIGLRVGDLDASVRFYTAALAPLGFVLCSRDDSGAGFGPKDAPALWLHLHKGQAATGAHVAFRAKDHAAIKKFHAEGLKAGGRDNGGAGLRADYSPTHYAAFLIDPDGNNVEAVCT; encoded by the coding sequence ATGTACGACCACATCGGATTACGCGTCGGCGACCTCGACGCCAGCGTGCGCTTCTATACGGCGGCGCTGGCGCCGCTCGGCTTCGTGCTGTGCTCGCGCGACGATTCCGGCGCGGGCTTCGGACCGAAGGACGCGCCTGCGCTCTGGCTGCATCTACACAAGGGCCAAGCCGCAACCGGCGCGCATGTCGCGTTCCGCGCCAAGGATCATGCCGCGATCAAAAAATTCCACGCCGAGGGCCTGAAGGCCGGCGGCCGCGACAATGGCGGCGCCGGACTGCGCGCGGATTACAGTCCGACCCATTACGCCGCGTTCCTGATCGATCCGGACGGCAACAATGTCGAGGCGGTTTGTACGTAA
- a CDS encoding methylated-DNA--[protein]-cysteine S-methyltransferase, with translation MAGRGYTIFDTAIGRCGISWSPAGIIGVQLPEVREIDTRRRLYQLYPDARELRPPANIQIAIEGIAALLRGATCDLADITLDMTGIPAFSQRVYAYARQIPRGETRTYAEVASSLRASGAIYSVAQAIGRNPFMIIVPCHRVLEAGNYADKISAFGGAISKRRLLSIEGASPTVSKTLFDVLLPVAPPRAHP, from the coding sequence ATGGCGGGGCGTGGGTACACCATATTTGACACGGCGATCGGCCGCTGCGGGATTTCGTGGAGCCCGGCGGGCATTATCGGCGTGCAGCTCCCCGAAGTTCGCGAGATCGATACGCGGCGACGGCTCTATCAGCTTTATCCCGACGCCCGCGAGCTTCGCCCGCCGGCGAATATCCAGATCGCGATCGAAGGCATCGCAGCCCTGCTGCGCGGGGCGACGTGCGATCTTGCCGACATCACGCTGGATATGACCGGCATTCCTGCCTTCAGCCAGCGCGTCTACGCCTATGCGCGCCAGATCCCGCGCGGCGAGACCCGGACCTATGCGGAAGTAGCTAGCAGCCTTCGCGCCTCCGGCGCGATCTATTCGGTGGCGCAAGCGATCGGCCGCAACCCCTTCATGATCATCGTGCCCTGCCATCGCGTGCTCGAAGCGGGCAATTACGCCGACAAGATCTCAGCCTTTGGCGGGGCGATCTCCAAGCGGCGGCTGCTCTCGATCGAGGGCGCCAGCCCGACCGTCAGCAAGACGCTGTTCGATGTGCTGCTGCCGGTTGCACCGCCCCGCGCGCATCCCTAA